One Mycolicibacterium goodii genomic region harbors:
- a CDS encoding alpha/beta fold hydrolase, protein MDEFPQDYDLFDLGDVTLQHGATLRDAKLAYKTYGELNADKSNAIVYPTWYSGRHWDNEWLIGEGKALDPAKYFIIVPNMLGNGLSTSPSNTPPPYNAARFPHVTFYDQVEVQHKLVTSFGIETLALVTGWSMGAGQTYQWAVSYPDMVQRALPFCGSSKTSEHNIVFLEGVKAALTADAAFKEGWYTEKPTKGLRALARVYAGWGFSQAFYWHQEYKKMGYSSLEDFLVGFWEGFFLDRRDPNNLLAMLWTWQNGNVGNTPDRGFHGDQVAALKTIKAKMIVAPAEKDLYFPPEDEEFAVKHIPGAELRVIPGIYGHFAGGDANPEDNKFIDDLVKELLAR, encoded by the coding sequence ATGGACGAATTCCCGCAAGACTACGACCTTTTCGACCTCGGCGACGTGACCTTGCAGCACGGCGCGACGCTGCGCGACGCGAAGCTCGCCTACAAGACGTACGGCGAACTCAACGCCGACAAATCCAATGCGATCGTCTACCCCACCTGGTACTCCGGGCGGCACTGGGACAACGAATGGCTGATCGGTGAAGGTAAGGCCCTCGACCCGGCCAAGTACTTCATCATCGTCCCGAACATGTTGGGCAACGGCCTGTCGACGTCGCCGTCGAACACCCCGCCGCCCTACAACGCCGCGCGCTTCCCCCACGTCACGTTCTACGACCAGGTCGAGGTGCAGCACAAACTCGTCACCTCGTTCGGGATCGAGACGCTCGCACTCGTCACCGGGTGGTCGATGGGCGCCGGACAGACGTACCAGTGGGCCGTCAGCTATCCCGACATGGTGCAGCGTGCGCTGCCGTTCTGCGGATCGTCCAAGACCAGCGAACACAACATCGTGTTCCTCGAAGGTGTGAAGGCCGCACTCACGGCCGACGCTGCGTTCAAGGAGGGTTGGTACACCGAGAAACCGACCAAGGGCCTGCGTGCGTTGGCGCGGGTGTACGCGGGATGGGGTTTCTCCCAGGCGTTCTACTGGCACCAGGAGTACAAGAAGATGGGCTACTCCTCGCTCGAGGACTTCCTCGTCGGCTTCTGGGAGGGCTTCTTCCTGGATCGGCGCGACCCGAACAACCTGCTGGCGATGCTGTGGACGTGGCAGAACGGCAATGTGGGTAACACCCCGGACCGGGGATTCCACGGCGATCAGGTCGCCGCGCTGAAGACCATCAAGGCCAAGATGATCGTGGCGCCGGCCGAGAAGGACCTCTACTTCCCACCTGAGGACGAGGAGTTCGCGGTCAAGCACATCCCGGGCGCCGAATTACGGGTCATCCCAGGCATATACGGCCATTTCGCGGGCGGCGACGCCAATCCCGAGGACAACAAGTTCATCGACGACCTCGTCAAGGAGTTGCTGGCGCGCTGA
- a CDS encoding LmrA/YxaF family transcription factor, with the protein MPKQISGAAKAPFGSIYHHFPGGKESISVEVIRSEGIRYGEFVAAELAHTNPATGIPQLFENAGRLMESQDYAEACSIETIALEVASTNERLRRESAAVFEDWLAGLARWFAQLDIDEATGRRLAVITLTALEGAFVLCRTLRSTDPIIIAGQGVQAAVTAALADNGS; encoded by the coding sequence GTGCCGAAACAAATCTCGGGTGCGGCCAAGGCACCGTTCGGGTCGATTTACCACCACTTCCCCGGTGGCAAGGAGTCGATCAGCGTCGAAGTCATCCGTTCGGAGGGCATCCGCTACGGCGAGTTCGTCGCTGCGGAACTGGCCCACACCAATCCGGCCACCGGAATCCCGCAGTTGTTCGAGAACGCCGGTCGGCTCATGGAGTCTCAGGACTATGCCGAGGCGTGCTCGATCGAGACCATCGCACTGGAGGTGGCGAGCACCAACGAGCGGCTTCGCCGGGAGTCCGCCGCGGTGTTCGAGGACTGGCTCGCCGGGCTGGCCCGGTGGTTCGCGCAACTCGACATCGACGAAGCGACGGGCCGGCGTCTGGCGGTGATCACCCTGACGGCTCTGGAGGGGGCGTTCGTTTTGTGCCGCACCCTGCGGTCCACCGACCCGATCATCATCGCCGGTCAGGGGGTTCAAGCCGCGGTCACAGCCGCACTCGCAGACAACGGGTCATGA
- a CDS encoding ArsR/SmtB family transcription factor — MTVIAEDRADALFHALADRTRRDIMRRVLAGEQSVSALASKYDVSFAAVQKHVAVLEKAGLLTKRRRGREQLASGDVAAVRSVGQMLAELEQIWRGRIARIDELIEAEPLKEH, encoded by the coding sequence GTGACCGTGATCGCCGAGGATCGGGCCGACGCGCTCTTCCACGCGCTCGCCGACCGCACAAGGCGCGACATCATGCGCCGCGTGCTGGCCGGAGAGCAATCGGTCTCTGCGCTCGCGTCGAAGTACGACGTGAGCTTCGCGGCGGTACAGAAACACGTTGCGGTGCTGGAGAAAGCCGGTCTGCTCACCAAGCGACGCCGCGGTCGCGAGCAGCTCGCCAGCGGCGACGTGGCGGCAGTGCGGTCAGTGGGGCAGATGCTCGCTGAGCTGGAACAGATCTGGCGTGGCCGCATCGCGCGCATCGACGAACTCATCGAAGCCGAACCGCTCAAGGAGCATTGA
- a CDS encoding SRPBCC family protein, which yields MPVTDVQHDLDTLTLTITAEFAAPVTRIWQVYADPRQLEKIWGPPSHPATVVDHDLRVGGRVTYFMTGPEGEKYAGYWEITAVDEPQSFSFLDGFADEDFKPNTDLPVSTNVYTFVEHNGGTRATYVSTYASAEALQQVLDMGVVEGASSAINQIDDLVAG from the coding sequence ATGCCTGTGACCGATGTCCAGCACGACCTCGACACACTCACACTCACCATCACCGCGGAATTCGCCGCACCGGTGACACGCATCTGGCAGGTCTACGCGGATCCTCGTCAGCTGGAGAAGATATGGGGCCCGCCGAGCCACCCGGCCACGGTGGTCGATCACGATCTGCGGGTCGGTGGCCGGGTCACCTACTTCATGACGGGGCCAGAGGGCGAGAAATACGCCGGCTACTGGGAGATCACGGCCGTGGACGAGCCGCAGAGCTTTTCCTTCCTCGACGGTTTCGCCGACGAGGACTTCAAACCCAACACCGACCTGCCGGTGTCGACGAACGTCTACACGTTCGTCGAACACAACGGCGGCACCCGCGCGACGTACGTGAGCACCTACGCCTCCGCCGAGGCGCTGCAGCAGGTCCTCGACATGGGTGTGGTCGAGGGCGCGTCGTCGGCGATCAACCAGATCGACGACCTGGTTGCCGGCTGA
- a CDS encoding glycerol-3-phosphate dehydrogenase/oxidase: protein MSAHPLGPSQRTEALDRLGSDEFDILVIGGGVVGAGAALDAATRGLRVGLVEARDYASGTSSRSSKLFHGGLRYLEQFNFSLVFEALRERSLVLNTLCPHLARPVPFIYPLRTRFDRAYAGLGIGVYDVMGAGRGVPGHHEHLGRGRTLESFPSGSSAIRGAIRFYEGQVDDARHTMTLIRTAAHFGASCANSTRVTGFLRDGDRVVGARVRDLESGRQFDIRARQVINATGVWTDETQGMAGGRGKFRVRASKGVHLVVPRDRINSSTGIITRTEKSLLFVIPWGSHWIVGTTDTDWSLDLAHPAASRADIEYLLGHVNTLLADPLTADDVVGVYAGLRPLLAGESDSTSKLSREHAVANPVSGLTVIAGGKYTTYRVMAKDAVDLAVQGLNRAVPASCTERVPLLGADGYPGAWNNRRRSAESSGLAVATIEHLLGRYGTLTDELLDIVAQRPELGVPLSGAPEYLKVEAYYAASHEGARHLEDVLTRRTRISIEVADRGTAAAREVADLVAPVLGWGEADIAREVAHYDARVAAERESQHQLDDYTADAARLGAPDVRLGVS, encoded by the coding sequence GTGAGCGCACATCCGTTGGGTCCGTCCCAACGCACCGAGGCACTCGACCGGTTGGGCAGCGACGAGTTCGACATCCTGGTCATCGGGGGCGGTGTCGTGGGTGCGGGTGCCGCCCTCGACGCCGCCACCCGCGGGCTGCGGGTGGGGCTGGTCGAGGCGCGAGACTACGCGTCGGGCACGTCGAGCCGGTCGAGCAAGCTCTTCCACGGCGGGCTGCGCTACCTCGAGCAGTTCAACTTCTCGCTGGTCTTCGAGGCGCTGCGGGAACGCTCGCTTGTGCTCAACACGCTGTGCCCCCACCTGGCGCGACCGGTGCCGTTCATCTACCCGCTGCGGACGCGGTTCGACCGCGCCTACGCGGGACTGGGAATCGGGGTCTATGACGTCATGGGCGCCGGGCGGGGGGTGCCCGGGCACCACGAGCACCTGGGCCGCGGGCGGACACTCGAGTCGTTCCCCTCGGGCAGTTCGGCGATCCGCGGCGCAATCCGCTTCTACGAGGGGCAGGTGGACGACGCCCGGCACACCATGACGCTGATCCGCACGGCCGCGCACTTCGGCGCATCGTGCGCGAACAGCACCCGGGTGACGGGTTTCCTGCGCGACGGCGACCGTGTCGTCGGGGCCCGGGTACGGGATCTGGAGAGTGGCCGCCAATTCGACATCCGCGCACGGCAGGTCATCAACGCCACCGGGGTGTGGACGGACGAGACACAGGGCATGGCCGGTGGTCGGGGCAAGTTCCGGGTACGAGCCTCCAAGGGTGTGCATCTCGTGGTGCCGCGAGACCGGATCAACTCGTCGACCGGCATCATCACGCGCACCGAGAAGAGCCTGCTGTTCGTCATTCCGTGGGGCAGCCACTGGATCGTCGGCACCACCGACACCGACTGGTCGCTGGACCTGGCCCATCCGGCCGCGAGCCGGGCCGACATCGAGTACCTGCTCGGGCACGTCAACACCCTGCTCGCCGATCCGCTCACCGCAGACGACGTCGTCGGCGTGTACGCCGGGTTGCGTCCGCTGCTGGCCGGGGAGTCCGACTCGACCAGCAAGCTCTCGCGCGAGCACGCGGTCGCCAACCCGGTTTCCGGCCTCACGGTCATCGCCGGCGGCAAGTACACCACCTACCGCGTGATGGCAAAGGACGCTGTGGATCTCGCGGTCCAAGGACTCAATCGTGCGGTGCCGGCCTCGTGCACCGAGCGCGTGCCGCTGCTCGGGGCCGACGGCTACCCGGGGGCCTGGAACAATCGGCGCCGCAGCGCCGAGTCGAGTGGATTGGCAGTGGCGACGATCGAACATCTGCTGGGCCGCTACGGGACATTGACCGACGAGTTGCTCGACATCGTCGCGCAGCGCCCGGAACTGGGAGTACCGCTGTCGGGGGCACCCGAGTACCTGAAGGTCGAGGCGTACTACGCGGCCAGTCACGAGGGGGCCCGCCACCTCGAGGATGTGCTGACCCGCCGCACCCGGATCTCGATAGAGGTCGCCGACCGCGGGACGGCCGCCGCACGCGAGGTCGCCGATCTGGTCGCACCGGTGCTGGGTTGGGGTGAGGCCGATATCGCCCGCGAAGTCGCGCATTACGATGCGCGGGTCGCCGCCGAGCGGGAGTCGCAACACCAGCTCGACGACTACACCGCGGACGCCGCACGCCTCGGCGCGCCCGACGTCCGCCTCGGCGTCAGCTGA
- the glpK gene encoding glycerol kinase GlpK: MADFVGAIDQGTTSTRFMIFDHSGNEVARHQLEHEQILPRPGWVEHNPVEIWERSSAALQSALNSAKLQPSDLAALGVTNQRETTVVWNRRTGRPYYNAIVWQDTRTDSIAAALDRDGRGDVIREKAGLPPATYFSGGKIQWILENVPGVRADAEMGDALFGTTDSWLLWNLTGGTAGGVHVTDVTNASRTMLMDLETLDWDDELLGFFDIPRAMLPQIRPSSDPAGYGITTSSRPYGGIPLTGDLGDQQAAMFGQVCFTPGEAKNTYGTGNFLLLNTGTTPVRSKNGLLTTVCYRLGDDAPVYALEGSIAVTGSAVQWLRDQMHVIDTAAESESLARQVEDNGGVYFVPAFSGLFAPYWRSDARGAIVGLSRYNTNAHLARATLESICYQSRDVAEAMEADSGVHLDVLKVDGGVTVNDLCMQMQADILGVPVSRPVVAETTALGAAYAAGLAIGFWRDTDELRENWNESRRWAPQWSEEQRTTGYAGWRKAVERTLDWIEVK, encoded by the coding sequence ATGGCCGATTTCGTCGGTGCCATCGACCAGGGCACCACCTCGACACGATTCATGATCTTCGACCACTCCGGCAACGAGGTGGCCCGCCACCAGCTCGAGCACGAGCAGATCCTGCCGCGTCCGGGCTGGGTCGAACACAACCCGGTCGAGATCTGGGAGCGATCGAGCGCGGCGTTGCAGAGCGCGCTCAATTCCGCCAAGTTGCAGCCGAGTGACCTTGCCGCACTCGGGGTCACGAACCAGCGCGAGACCACCGTCGTGTGGAACCGGCGCACCGGTCGGCCGTACTACAACGCCATCGTGTGGCAGGACACCCGCACGGACTCGATCGCGGCCGCGCTGGACCGCGACGGTCGCGGCGATGTGATCCGTGAGAAGGCGGGCCTGCCGCCGGCAACGTACTTCTCCGGCGGCAAGATCCAGTGGATCCTCGAGAACGTGCCGGGCGTCCGTGCGGACGCCGAGATGGGCGACGCACTGTTCGGCACCACCGACTCGTGGCTGCTGTGGAACCTCACCGGCGGCACCGCCGGGGGCGTGCACGTCACCGACGTGACCAATGCCAGCCGCACCATGCTCATGGATCTCGAAACCCTCGACTGGGATGACGAACTCCTCGGCTTCTTCGACATCCCCCGCGCGATGCTGCCCCAAATCCGGCCATCGTCGGATCCGGCCGGTTACGGCATCACGACGAGTTCCCGTCCGTACGGCGGGATTCCGCTCACCGGTGATCTCGGTGATCAACAGGCGGCCATGTTCGGACAGGTGTGCTTCACGCCCGGCGAGGCCAAGAACACCTACGGCACCGGGAACTTCCTGTTGCTGAACACCGGCACCACACCGGTGCGCAGCAAGAATGGTCTGCTCACCACGGTCTGCTACCGGTTGGGTGACGACGCACCGGTCTACGCGCTGGAGGGGTCGATCGCCGTGACGGGTTCGGCCGTGCAATGGCTGCGCGATCAGATGCATGTCATCGACACCGCGGCCGAGAGTGAATCGCTGGCCCGTCAGGTCGAGGACAACGGCGGTGTCTACTTCGTGCCGGCCTTCTCGGGGCTGTTCGCGCCGTACTGGCGCAGCGACGCACGCGGGGCGATCGTCGGACTGAGCCGCTACAACACCAATGCGCACCTGGCACGCGCGACCCTCGAGTCGATCTGCTACCAGAGCCGCGACGTCGCCGAGGCCATGGAGGCCGATTCCGGTGTCCACCTCGACGTGTTGAAGGTCGACGGCGGGGTCACGGTGAACGACCTGTGCATGCAGATGCAGGCCGACATCCTCGGTGTGCCGGTGAGTCGCCCGGTGGTCGCCGAGACGACCGCCCTCGGCGCCGCCTACGCGGCCGGCCTGGCGATCGGGTTCTGGCGCGACACCGATGAACTGCGTGAGAACTGGAACGAGTCCCGCCGTTGGGCGCCGCAGTGGAGCGAGGAGCAGCGCACGACAGGTTACGCGGGATGGCGCAAAGCCGTTGAGCGCACGCTGGATTGGATCGAGGTCAAGTGA
- a CDS encoding MIP/aquaporin family protein, which translates to MTRRTLVGELCAEFAGTLILILFGVGVVAQVVTGDGALGDHDSIAWGWGLGVILGVYTAARISGAHLNPAVTLAMAVFRDFPWRKVLPFSIAQLLGAFAAALIVRVTYSEAIASVDPNHTIATQGIFSTLPGNGALPISQGTALLDQIVGTAILLFLVMALTDARNHGPWTRLAPVIIGLVVVGIGMAWGANAGYAINPARDLGPRLASFITGYSTAFQDQNGMLYFWVPIVGPLIGALVGAGAYRWLIERFLPDEPPMLDDDETPRPAAASAV; encoded by the coding sequence ATGACACGACGAACCCTCGTCGGAGAACTCTGCGCCGAGTTCGCCGGCACCCTCATCCTCATCCTGTTCGGAGTAGGCGTGGTCGCACAGGTCGTCACCGGCGACGGGGCACTCGGTGACCACGATTCCATCGCGTGGGGCTGGGGTCTTGGCGTGATCCTCGGCGTCTACACCGCGGCCAGGATCAGCGGCGCACACCTCAACCCTGCCGTCACCCTCGCGATGGCGGTGTTCCGGGACTTCCCGTGGCGCAAGGTGCTTCCGTTCAGCATCGCCCAGCTACTCGGCGCCTTCGCGGCCGCGTTGATCGTGCGGGTCACCTACAGCGAAGCCATCGCATCGGTCGACCCGAACCACACGATCGCCACCCAGGGCATCTTCTCGACCCTGCCCGGCAACGGTGCACTCCCCATCAGCCAGGGCACCGCGCTCCTCGATCAGATCGTCGGTACCGCGATCCTCCTGTTCCTCGTGATGGCGTTGACCGACGCACGCAACCACGGTCCATGGACGCGGCTCGCGCCGGTGATCATCGGTCTCGTCGTCGTCGGCATCGGCATGGCGTGGGGTGCCAACGCGGGGTATGCGATCAACCCTGCCCGGGACCTCGGGCCCCGGTTGGCGTCGTTCATCACCGGCTACAGCACGGCCTTTCAGGACCAGAACGGGATGCTGTATTTCTGGGTGCCCATCGTCGGACCACTGATCGGCGCACTCGTCGGGGCCGGGGCCTACCGCTGGCTGATCGAGCGCTTCCTGCCCGACGAGCCTCCGATGCTCGATGACGACGAAACCCCCCGTCCCGCAGCCGCATCCGCGGTCTGA
- a CDS encoding IclR family transcriptional regulator, translated as MERAAAILQLLGIEDESLGLVQIAGALGLAKGTAHGLLRTLHGVGFVEQDESGRYRLGPDLFHLGSTQLDLNELKARALNWADALAARTGEAVRVAAFRTGRAVVAHHVFRADSTAQVLEVGSTVPLHASALGKVLLAFDPGAARSLGALDSLTYRTITNRAQLQHELADTRDRGWAASVEEEQPGVASIAAPIRDRGGYVVASIGISGDVERLCDHRARPLERLAELVVRAGRSVSREFGHGREL; from the coding sequence GTGGAACGGGCCGCGGCGATATTGCAATTACTCGGGATCGAAGACGAGTCCCTCGGGCTCGTGCAGATCGCGGGTGCACTCGGATTGGCGAAAGGCACCGCACATGGGTTGTTGCGCACCCTGCACGGTGTGGGCTTCGTCGAACAGGACGAATCCGGGCGCTATCGGCTGGGCCCGGATTTGTTCCATCTCGGGTCCACCCAACTCGATCTCAACGAGCTCAAGGCGCGGGCACTGAACTGGGCCGACGCGCTGGCCGCGCGCACCGGGGAGGCCGTGCGCGTCGCGGCGTTCCGCACCGGCCGTGCGGTGGTGGCCCACCACGTGTTTCGGGCCGACAGCACTGCGCAGGTGCTGGAGGTCGGTTCGACCGTGCCGCTGCACGCCAGCGCGCTGGGCAAGGTGCTGCTCGCCTTCGACCCTGGCGCGGCGCGCAGCCTCGGCGCCCTCGACAGCCTGACCTACCGGACCATCACCAACCGGGCCCAACTGCAACACGAACTCGCCGACACACGCGACCGTGGCTGGGCCGCATCGGTCGAGGAGGAGCAACCCGGCGTCGCGAGCATCGCCGCACCGATCCGCGACCGCGGCGGTTACGTCGTGGCCAGCATCGGCATCAGCGGTGACGTCGAAAGGCTCTGTGACCACCGGGCCCGACCGCTGGAGCGGCTCGCCGAACTCGTGGTGCGTGCGGGACGTTCGGTGTCGCGCGAGTTCGGACACGGGCGGGAACTGTGA
- the glpK gene encoding glycerol kinase GlpK codes for MTERYIAALDQGTTSTRCIVYDHHGRLVSVAQREHRQYYPRPGWVEHDPTEIWDIVRRIIPQALADADVEPRQIMALGITNQRETTVVWDGRTGKPAHRAIVWQDNRTAGLLPEIAAELDDETLLARCGLPLATYFSGPKLRWLLDGDRDLRARAENGDLLFGTIDSWLLWNLTGGIDGGVHVTDVTNASRTMLMNLETLDWDDELLAGMHVPRRMMPEIRPNTGPFPSTVDPIAGIPITAVIGDQQASLFGQTAFEPGEAKCTFGTGSFVLLNTGNDIVRSQRGLLTTVARKFDDEPAVYALEGSVAVAGALVAWSRDNLGLVKTPAEIETLARTVDDNGGCYIVPAFSGLYSPYWATEARGLVVGLTSYITKGHIARAVLEATAWQIRDVIDAMKCDSDITVRSLHVDGGMTADNLLMQLVADILDAPVVRPMMAETVALGAAYAAGLAAGYWSDRAVLRSNWRRAAEWRPSMDPVRRQRELDDWHRAVQLAISWGDGRNGAS; via the coding sequence GTGACCGAGCGCTACATCGCCGCGCTCGACCAGGGAACCACCTCGACCCGCTGCATCGTCTACGACCACCACGGCAGGCTGGTCTCGGTCGCGCAGCGCGAACACCGTCAGTACTACCCGCGGCCGGGTTGGGTCGAGCACGATCCGACCGAGATCTGGGACATCGTCCGGCGGATCATCCCGCAGGCCCTCGCCGACGCCGACGTCGAACCACGCCAGATCATGGCACTGGGGATCACCAACCAACGCGAGACCACGGTCGTGTGGGACGGCCGCACCGGCAAGCCCGCCCACCGCGCGATCGTGTGGCAGGACAACCGGACTGCGGGGCTGCTGCCGGAAATCGCCGCGGAACTCGACGACGAGACTTTGCTCGCGCGTTGCGGTCTGCCGCTCGCGACGTACTTTTCAGGGCCCAAGCTGCGTTGGCTGTTGGACGGCGACCGCGACCTGCGGGCCCGCGCCGAAAACGGTGATCTGCTGTTCGGAACCATCGACTCGTGGTTGCTGTGGAACCTCACCGGGGGCATCGACGGTGGGGTGCATGTCACCGATGTCACCAACGCCAGCCGCACCATGCTGATGAACCTCGAGACCCTCGACTGGGACGACGAACTGCTCGCAGGCATGCACGTGCCGCGGCGCATGATGCCCGAGATCCGGCCCAACACCGGACCGTTTCCGTCGACCGTCGATCCCATCGCGGGGATCCCGATCACCGCGGTCATCGGCGATCAACAGGCATCCCTGTTCGGCCAGACCGCATTCGAGCCGGGTGAAGCCAAATGCACGTTCGGCACAGGCAGTTTCGTCCTGCTCAACACCGGCAACGACATCGTGCGGTCACAACGTGGGCTGCTCACCACCGTGGCCCGCAAGTTCGATGACGAACCGGCGGTGTACGCCCTCGAGGGATCGGTCGCGGTGGCCGGTGCGTTGGTCGCGTGGTCCCGTGACAACCTCGGCCTCGTCAAGACACCCGCCGAGATCGAGACCCTCGCCCGCACCGTCGACGACAACGGCGGGTGCTACATCGTGCCCGCGTTCTCCGGTCTCTACTCGCCGTACTGGGCGACCGAGGCGCGTGGCCTGGTGGTCGGCCTGACGTCCTATATCACCAAGGGCCACATCGCCAGAGCCGTGCTGGAAGCCACCGCGTGGCAGATCCGTGACGTCATCGACGCGATGAAATGCGACTCCGACATCACGGTCCGCTCACTGCACGTCGACGGCGGTATGACGGCCGACAACCTGCTCATGCAACTCGTGGCCGATATCCTCGACGCACCCGTGGTGCGACCGATGATGGCCGAAACCGTCGCTCTCGGAGCGGCTTACGCCGCGGGCCTGGCGGCAGGCTACTGGTCCGACCGCGCGGTGCTGCGATCCAACTGGCGCCGCGCAGCGGAGTGGCGCCCCAGCATGGACCCGGTTCGCCGCCAACGTGAACTCGACGACTGGCACCGCGCCGTACAACTGGCCATCAGCTGGGGTGACGGCCGCAACGGCGCCTCGTGA
- a CDS encoding dehydratase, giving the protein MTAPADTSTLESRVGHYYQMEDTYLVGREKVREFARAVQDYHPVHWNLAAAADLGHPGLVAPLTFTSAPAMACNQRMFESVVVGYDMYLQTEEVFEQHRPIVEGDELRIDIELTSVRRIAGRDLITVTNTFTDSAGEVVHTLHTTVVGITAEDVDPAIRPAVQGVMMHGINMLGVDETDAPYQKTVRPAGELRIAQGGATRTPSSLSFDDIKVGDELPVHTARLSRGDLVNYAGVAGDANPLHWDENIAKLAGQPDVIAHGMLTMGLGAGFVSSWTGDPAAVTRYAVRLSQPAVVPAEGTEIEYSGRIKSLDPQTRTGVVIVAAKSAGRKIFGLATANVRFR; this is encoded by the coding sequence ATGACCGCACCAGCAGATACGTCGACGCTCGAATCGCGGGTCGGCCACTACTACCAGATGGAAGACACGTATCTGGTGGGCCGGGAGAAGGTCCGCGAGTTCGCCCGCGCCGTGCAGGACTACCATCCTGTGCACTGGAATCTCGCGGCCGCCGCCGACCTCGGCCACCCCGGACTTGTCGCGCCGCTGACGTTCACCTCAGCGCCCGCCATGGCCTGCAACCAGCGCATGTTCGAATCGGTCGTGGTCGGCTACGACATGTACCTGCAGACCGAAGAGGTCTTCGAACAGCACCGCCCCATCGTCGAGGGCGACGAACTGCGCATCGACATCGAACTGACCTCGGTGCGCCGCATCGCCGGCCGTGACCTCATCACCGTCACCAATACCTTCACCGACAGCGCGGGCGAGGTCGTGCACACGCTGCACACCACGGTCGTCGGGATCACCGCCGAGGACGTCGACCCGGCCATCCGGCCCGCCGTGCAGGGGGTGATGATGCACGGCATCAACATGCTCGGTGTCGACGAGACCGACGCTCCGTACCAGAAGACGGTCCGGCCGGCTGGTGAGCTCCGCATCGCACAGGGCGGTGCCACCCGCACTCCGTCGTCGCTGTCGTTCGACGACATCAAGGTCGGCGACGAACTTCCGGTACACACTGCCCGGCTGTCGCGCGGCGACCTGGTCAACTACGCCGGCGTGGCCGGTGACGCCAACCCGCTGCACTGGGACGAGAACATCGCCAAGCTGGCCGGTCAGCCCGACGTGATCGCCCACGGCATGCTCACCATGGGCCTCGGCGCAGGATTTGTCTCATCCTGGACGGGTGATCCCGCTGCCGTCACGCGCTACGCGGTGCGGTTGTCGCAACCCGCGGTGGTGCCGGCCGAGGGTACCGAGATCGAGTACAGCGGCCGCATCAAATCGCTGGATCCGCAGACCCGCACCGGTGTCGTGATCGTCGCGGCGAAATCCGCAGGCCGCAAGATCTTCGGATTGGCGACCGCGAACGTCCGCTTCCGCTGA
- a CDS encoding SDR family NAD(P)-dependent oxidoreductase, with amino-acid sequence MELHGQTALVTGGTSGIGLESARLMAAEGAEVVIAGRDRERGEQAAADIGARFVPADLGDMDSVASLVSQAGDVDILVNNAGIYPTAPTFEQDVAGFQQLFDTNVRGTYFLVAATAKGMVERGRGSIVNITTLAAHKGFPGTSVYAATKAALASLTRTWAAEFGANGVRVNSVSPGPTRTPTTLAQMGDFIDDVAAGLPLKRTAGPEEIAQAVLFLASPRASFVTGSTLYVDGGGSAV; translated from the coding sequence ATGGAACTTCACGGACAGACCGCGCTCGTGACGGGCGGGACGAGTGGTATCGGCCTGGAATCAGCGCGCCTGATGGCGGCCGAGGGCGCCGAGGTGGTGATCGCGGGGCGCGACCGCGAGCGTGGTGAACAAGCCGCGGCCGACATCGGCGCGCGCTTCGTGCCGGCCGACCTCGGCGACATGGATTCGGTGGCGAGTCTGGTCTCGCAGGCCGGCGACGTCGACATTCTCGTCAACAACGCGGGGATCTACCCCACGGCGCCGACCTTCGAACAGGATGTGGCCGGCTTCCAGCAGCTGTTCGACACCAACGTCCGGGGCACCTACTTCCTGGTCGCCGCGACGGCCAAAGGGATGGTGGAGCGCGGGCGCGGCAGCATCGTCAACATCACTACGCTCGCCGCGCACAAAGGCTTCCCGGGCACCTCGGTGTACGCCGCGACCAAGGCGGCGCTGGCGTCGTTGACCCGCACGTGGGCCGCCGAGTTCGGCGCCAACGGCGTTCGCGTGAACAGTGTTTCGCCCGGACCGACGCGAACCCCGACGACGCTGGCGCAGATGGGCGACTTCATCGACGACGTCGCGGCGGGCCTGCCTTTGAAGCGCACCGCGGGACCAGAGGAGATCGCGCAGGCGGTGTTGTTCCTCGCCTCTCCACGCGCCAGTTTCGTCACGGGTTCGACGTTGTATGTCGACGGCGGCGGCTCCGCGGTGTGA